AATGTGGTACCAAACTGTCACAGCGACAGGAACATGGCGTGACGATAGATTATTGTGAAAACTGTGGCGGCGTGTGGCTCGACCCCGGCGAGTTGAACGCGCTGACCGGCGGCAAGAAACACCACAAAAAGCACCACAAACACCACGACATCGACGTAGACGACGCTTTCGAGGAGGATGAGGAGTACGAGGAAGAAGCGTACGAGGAGGAGGAAGAAGGGGGTGGAATCCTCGGAACTATCGCGGACGCGCTCGGTGGCGGCGAAGAAGAAGACGGCTGGGGCGAAGAAGAGGGATTCGAAGAGGAAGAAGACTGGGGCGGAGAAGCGGAGTTCGAAGAGGACTTCTGAGCGCGAGAACTCCGGGAGATTTCAGGTACACGCGTGAGCCC
Above is a genomic segment from Halorussus caseinilyticus containing:
- a CDS encoding zf-TFIIB domain-containing protein — its product is MAHGRGLDCLQCGTKLSQRQEHGVTIDYCENCGGVWLDPGELNALTGGKKHHKKHHKHHDIDVDDAFEEDEEYEEEAYEEEEEGGGILGTIADALGGGEEEDGWGEEEGFEEEEDWGGEAEFEEDF